The stretch of DNA CCCTCCAAAGCAATCGGATAAGAAGTTCCACGTCCCAGATAAAGAACACTTTTTGCATTCACCAAATCACGACAAAGAGATTCAATCTTGCCTTCTAATTTTAAAACCTCATTTAAAACACGGGGAACTTCTGCCAACTGTTGAACCAATTGCTGTTCCATTTGAACCGAGAGGTAGCCACGTTGTTTCGCAGCACTAAGGGCGAGTGAAGCAAGCGTTGCCAATTGACAAGTAAAAGCTTTTGTTGAAGCAACACCAATTTCCGGTCCGGCAAGTGTTGGAAGAATAAAATCAGCCTCTCTTGCCATTGTTGATTGCTCAACATTCACAATTGTTGCTGTTTTTACACCCCGCTCACGACAATAACGCAAAGAAGCCAATGTATCCGCTGTTTCACCAGATTGAGAAACAAACAGCGATAACACATCAGATGTTATAGGGGGCTCACGATAACGAAACTCCGAAGCAACATCATTATCAACACTTAAAGCGGCAAATTTCTCAAACCAATAGCGCGCAACTAAGGTTGAATAATAAGCCGTTCCACAACTCGCAAAAAGGAGACGATGAATATTTTTCCAATCAATCAAATTCTCAAAGGACCGAACGGTATAATTTCCAAGATCAAGATAATGCGCCAAATTATGAGAAATCACCTCAGGTTGTTCAAACATTTCCTTGTGCATAAAATGACGATGATTCCCCTTAGAAATCAATAAAGCTCCTTCAAGTAATGTTGTCACAGAACGTTTTACCGGTTGATTGTCTCCATCGTAAATTGTGACGCCTTCCCGTGTAAAAACAGCCCAATCCCCATCTTCCAAATAGCTAATATGATCAACGAATGGTGCCAAAGCAATAGCATCTGATCCCACAAAAAATTCATCTTTTCCATAACCAATTGCCAAGGGTGGACCAGAACGAGCCGCAATCATAAGATTATCTTCACCTTCGAAAATAAGAGCAAGTGCAAAAGCCCCCTGCAGCCTTTTCCAACTGGTACGCATGGCTTCTTGCGGAGAAAGACCACTTTTTAATGCACGCGTTATTAAATGCGCAATAACTTCCGTATCCGTCTCTGTTTCAAAGATATAACCATCCTCGATGAGTTCCTTTTGCAATTCTACAAAATTTTCAATAATACCATTATGAACAACCGCAAGCTTTTCAGTCACATGGGGATGCGCATTGCGTTCAACAGCAACGCCATGCGTCGCCCAACGGGTATGACCAATCCCTAAACTTCCCTCCAGAGGTGTTTTTTTTAATTTTTCTTCTAAATGAACAAGCTTCCCCTCAGCACGTACGCGATAAAGATGCCCATTATGGACTGTTGCCACCCCAGATGAATCATACCCTCTATATTCAAGACGTTTTAATCCCTCAACCAAAGAGGACGTAACGCACCTCTTTCCAAGAATTCCAATAATTCCACACATTAAAAAGCTCCAACCTACATCTTTAAGATTTAAATCTCATAAAACAATCCCACAGCCTTTATTTAAAACGATAAATAATAAAATAATTCAAACATGGCGTACGGCAATCTTTAAGAATAAATCTCCTATCCATGTTAGATCGGCACAAAACAAAGGAATAGACTGAAAATGATCATTTTTTCTGTTTATTTTCTGACAAGTTTTTCTCTAACAAGCGCGCCCGAAATTTCGTTGCATAGCCCTCTTTTATAACCTGTCGTGCACGCCCGAAAGCCATACTGTTCATAGGAATATTTTCAGTAATAACACTCCCTGAAGCAACATAAGAGCCATCTCCTATCACCAATGGAGAAACAAGTGCCGTATTAGAGCCAACAAAAGCATGATCACCAATCACGGTTTTATATTTGTTAAATCCATCATAATTGCACGTAATCGTACCAGCTCCAATATTGGTATGTGCACCAATTTCGGCATCACCAATATAACTTAAATGATTGATTTTAGAAGATTCTCCTACCTTAGCCTGTTTGACTTCACAAAAATTTCCAACCTTCACGGATTTTGCCAACTCTGTACCAGGACGCAAACGTGCATAGGGACCAATCTGTGCATCTTGACCCACCACAGCTCCTTCGAGATAACTAAAAGCACGAATAACAGCACCAGATTGTACTTTCACGCCTAATCCAAAATAAACATTTGGTTCTATCACCACACCTGGTTCAATTTCTGTATCATAAGAAAAATAGACTGTTTCTGGTTTTAAGAGTGTAACACCCGATAACA from Bartonella tribocorum CIP 105476 encodes:
- the glmS gene encoding glutamine--fructose-6-phosphate transaminase (isomerizing), which codes for MCGIIGILGKRCVTSSLVEGLKRLEYRGYDSSGVATVHNGHLYRVRAEGKLVHLEEKLKKTPLEGSLGIGHTRWATHGVAVERNAHPHVTEKLAVVHNGIIENFVELQKELIEDGYIFETETDTEVIAHLITRALKSGLSPQEAMRTSWKRLQGAFALALIFEGEDNLMIAARSGPPLAIGYGKDEFFVGSDAIALAPFVDHISYLEDGDWAVFTREGVTIYDGDNQPVKRSVTTLLEGALLISKGNHRHFMHKEMFEQPEVISHNLAHYLDLGNYTVRSFENLIDWKNIHRLLFASCGTAYYSTLVARYWFEKFAALSVDNDVASEFRYREPPITSDVLSLFVSQSGETADTLASLRYCRERGVKTATIVNVEQSTMAREADFILPTLAGPEIGVASTKAFTCQLATLASLALSAAKQRGYLSVQMEQQLVQQLAEVPRVLNEVLKLEGKIESLCRDLVNAKSVLYLGRGTSYPIALEGALKLKELSYIHAEGYAAGELKHGPIALVDETIPVIVVAPYDRWFEKTFSNMQEVVARNGRIILITDTKGAEVACLKTLSTITLPVVPEFIAPIIYALPIQLIAYHTAVLLGTDVDQPRNLAKSVTVE